A window from Sinanaerobacter sp. ZZT-01 encodes these proteins:
- the gdhA gene encoding NADP-specific glutamate dehydrogenase, protein MTYMEEQQNNLIQSNANEPEFIQAATEVLQSLEPVIQKHSKYRESAILERLIEPDRQIKFRVTWTDDKGNIRINRGYRVQFNHAIGPYKGGLRFHPTVNFSIVKFLGFEQIFKNSLTGLPIGGGKGGSDFDPKGKSEREIMNFCQSFMTELYRHIGANTDVPAGDIGVGSREIGYLFGQYKRLCNQHTGVLTGKNLSYGGSLVRKESTGYGVLYFLDAMLKASGKSIEGKTFVISGSGNVAIYACQKAQEMGGKVVTMSDSSGWIYDPDGIELEVIKELKEVTQRRIADYKAYRPNAVYHEGTGIWNTPCDIALPCATQNELLLSDAKELVKNGVIAVSEGANMPCNLDAVHYFQSNKVLFSPGKASNAGGVAVSALEMAQNSIRYSWSFEKTDRKLNQIMKDIFEKVSNAAEEYGLPGNYVAGANIAGFIKVADAMLAQGLF, encoded by the coding sequence ATGACTTACATGGAAGAGCAACAAAACAATTTAATACAAAGCAATGCAAACGAACCTGAGTTCATTCAAGCAGCCACAGAGGTTCTTCAATCACTGGAACCTGTTATACAAAAACATTCGAAATATCGCGAATCCGCAATCTTAGAGCGGCTGATCGAACCGGACCGTCAAATTAAATTCCGTGTTACATGGACGGATGATAAAGGTAATATTAGAATTAACCGCGGTTATCGAGTACAATTTAATCATGCAATCGGTCCCTATAAGGGAGGTCTGCGTTTTCATCCAACGGTTAATTTCAGCATTGTCAAATTTCTAGGCTTTGAACAGATTTTTAAAAATTCTTTAACGGGACTTCCCATTGGCGGTGGAAAAGGCGGTTCTGATTTCGATCCAAAAGGAAAATCTGAGCGTGAGATTATGAATTTCTGCCAAAGCTTCATGACAGAACTATACCGCCACATTGGTGCAAATACCGACGTCCCGGCAGGTGACATCGGGGTAGGAAGTCGAGAAATCGGTTATCTTTTCGGTCAATACAAACGTTTATGCAATCAGCATACCGGTGTCTTAACAGGGAAAAATCTATCTTACGGAGGCTCTCTCGTGCGAAAAGAGTCCACGGGTTATGGTGTTTTATATTTTTTAGATGCTATGTTAAAAGCAAGTGGAAAATCAATTGAAGGCAAAACTTTTGTCATTTCCGGCTCCGGCAACGTCGCAATTTATGCCTGCCAAAAAGCACAGGAGATGGGTGGTAAGGTAGTAACGATGAGTGATTCTTCTGGATGGATTTACGATCCGGACGGAATCGAATTAGAGGTGATAAAAGAGCTGAAAGAAGTGACACAAAGACGTATTGCAGATTATAAAGCGTATCGTCCGAATGCTGTCTACCACGAAGGAACGGGAATCTGGAATACCCCTTGTGATATTGCACTTCCTTGTGCCACGCAAAATGAGCTGCTGCTTTCGGATGCGAAAGAATTGGTCAAAAACGGTGTCATTGCCGTCTCCGAAGGAGCAAATATGCCCTGCAATCTAGATGCAGTTCATTATTTCCAGAGCAATAAAGTCCTATTCTCTCCGGGAAAAGCCTCTAATGCAGGAGGTGTGGCTGTTTCTGCTTTAGAAATGGCACAAAACAGCATCCGATATTCTTGGAGTTTTGAAAAAACCGATCGAAAATTGAATCAAATTATGAAAGATATCTTTGAAAAGGTTTCCAATGCAGCAGAAGAGTATGGTCTGCCAGGAAATTATGTAGCGGGAGCCAACATTGCAGGCTTTATAAAGGTAGCTGACGCCATGCTCGCGCAAGGATTGTTCTAA
- a CDS encoding LysE family transporter, which translates to MIWIGSGYLIWLAWQMLKYEVVIEEMEVRKNLFLHGLFLQFLNPNTILYEITVFSTFIVPFYKSFSVLVLLCFSRNDLLVFVWILISTIYLTVWEGFESDSICFAALLCHLFNGMIS; encoded by the coding sequence ATGATTTGGATTGGCTCGGGATATCTCATATGGCTGGCTTGGCAGATGTTAAAATATGAAGTGGTGATAGAAGAGATGGAAGTGAGAAAAAACTTGTTTTTACATGGATTGTTTCTGCAATTTCTTAACCCAAACACAATATTGTATGAGATAACTGTTTTTTCAACATTTATAGTGCCTTTCTATAAATCATTTTCCGTACTCGTACTGCTTTGCTTTTCTAGGAACGACTTGCTGGTCTTTGTTTGGATACTTATTTCAACCATTTATTTAACAGTATGGGAAGGTTTTGAATCGGATTCTATCTGCTTTGCTGCTTTATTGTGCCATTTGTTTAATGGTATGATTTCATAA
- a CDS encoding cupin domain-containing protein: protein MLGQIERCEVNPTASTMWKIANGMKVSFTQFINPTNNDVQLIAFNQVPVLTEAEGRVRIFTIFPFDDLRRFEIYSLSFDADADLTTEPHLKGTQEFITVYSGELTIERKEKQYILKEGNSIRFKADTPHSYRNSGTSTCQVHMVIYYPNS, encoded by the coding sequence ATGCTGGGGCAGATAGAACGCTGCGAAGTAAATCCAACGGCATCCACTATGTGGAAAATTGCCAACGGAATGAAAGTCTCCTTTACACAGTTCATCAATCCGACAAACAACGATGTACAGCTTATTGCATTCAATCAAGTTCCTGTGCTTACGGAAGCTGAAGGACGTGTCCGAATCTTTACGATATTTCCATTTGATGATTTAAGGCGTTTTGAAATCTACTCTCTTTCATTTGATGCAGATGCAGATTTGACAACCGAACCTCATTTAAAAGGTACGCAAGAATTCATAACTGTTTACAGCGGTGAATTGACTATTGAACGAAAAGAAAAACAATATATACTCAAAGAGGGGAATTCCATACGCTTTAAAGCAGACACTCCTCACAGTTATAGAAACTCCGGAACAAGTACCTGCCAAGTCCATATGGTCATCTATTATCCAAATTCATGA
- a CDS encoding lipoyl domain-containing protein, which produces MKIEIIVSEHIMKKVSPYACECQRTKISMEEKTGIVFWRKKSGDIVEIGDLLCEIELEKNIGEVKSACAGRLAEQYIEDGGECTLGSVLGILET; this is translated from the coding sequence ATGAAAATCGAGATCATTGTTTCCGAGCATATTATGAAAAAAGTGAGTCCATATGCCTGCGAATGTCAGCGTACGAAAATAAGTATGGAAGAAAAAACCGGAATTGTTTTTTGGAGAAAGAAATCAGGTGATATAGTAGAAATCGGGGATCTCCTTTGTGAAATAGAATTAGAAAAAAATATAGGAGAAGTTAAGTCTGCATGCGCAGGCCGCTTAGCGGAACAGTATATTGAAGACGGCGGTGAATGTACTTTGGGCAGCGTATTGGGGATATTGGAAACATGA
- a CDS encoding DUF5714 domain-containing protein yields the protein MEFTSYDSVIKCITEECLTNYREKDVIHPMDLAIHLMKCPQMKMHCPQHHYLIPAVLLTASYKLQGRPVEMLQDGLMEAMLRAKNVLAGFCGLYGSCGAAVGLGIFSSILLDATPHSVETWAITNRIVAESLLKISEINGPRCCKRNSFIALLHAEEFLREQLGLDLGVSEPICCEFYSQNQDCKKTECPFFPIH from the coding sequence ATGGAATTTACATCATATGACAGTGTCATAAAATGCATTACTGAAGAATGTCTTACAAATTATCGAGAAAAAGACGTGATTCATCCGATGGACTTAGCGATACACTTGATGAAATGCCCTCAAATGAAAATGCATTGTCCCCAGCATCATTATCTAATTCCTGCGGTTCTGCTGACAGCTTCTTATAAATTGCAGGGAAGACCTGTCGAAATGCTGCAGGATGGATTGATGGAAGCAATGCTTCGGGCAAAAAATGTATTGGCGGGATTCTGCGGTCTCTACGGAAGCTGTGGTGCAGCTGTAGGACTTGGCATTTTTTCAAGCATCCTGTTGGATGCAACGCCTCATTCTGTAGAAACTTGGGCAATTACCAATCGGATTGTTGCAGAGAGTCTGTTAAAAATTTCAGAAATTAATGGGCCTCGATGCTGCAAGAGAAATTCATTTATTGCATTGCTGCATGCAGAGGAATTTTTAAGAGAGCAATTGGGGCTTGATTTAGGAGTGAGTGAACCAATTTGCTGTGAATTTTATTCGCAAAATCAAGACTGTAAGAAAACGGAATGCCCGTTTTTTCCCATCCATTGA
- a CDS encoding TfoX/Sxy family protein → MMASSLEFIEYVVGQVEGSGLLRYRKMFGEYMVYVDDKPVLLVCDNMVFVKKLDCIAEKMKQSQSGFPYQGAKEYYILDIDNSAFSREIVETMLPFVSVPKPRKRKEPKKAEK, encoded by the coding sequence ATGATGGCTAGCAGTTTGGAGTTTATTGAGTATGTTGTCGGCCAAGTTGAAGGAAGCGGTTTGCTGCGTTATAGAAAGATGTTTGGAGAGTATATGGTTTATGTGGATGATAAGCCAGTTTTGCTCGTATGTGATAATATGGTTTTTGTAAAAAAGCTGGACTGCATTGCAGAAAAGATGAAGCAGTCTCAAAGCGGGTTTCCTTATCAAGGAGCAAAGGAGTATTATATCTTGGATATTGATAATTCTGCGTTTAGCAGAGAAATCGTGGAAACGATGCTGCCTTTTGTTTCCGTTCCGAAGCCGAGAAAAAGAAAAGAACCTAAAAAGGCTGAGAAGTAA
- a CDS encoding DNA-3-methyladenine glycosylase family protein, whose protein sequence is MIKRTSCNFSIEQICESGQCFRMTRIEENKYAVVAQGKYLELEQKEEEIIFHCSEDEYTHVWERYFDFNTDYKQFIESVTNKDEYLYRAVQFGKGIRILEQDIWEIIISFIISQQNNIKRIRKCIETLCETYGEKKYTAEGKLYYDFPTVSALANATEEELRACNLGYRSKYIVNTANSIKRNEVDLESLKCMSYRAARETLMRLSGIGEKVADCICLFSLHHLDTFPVDTHIRKVLEQYYPKGFPYDTYMGYNGIIQQYIFYYDLKGGDR, encoded by the coding sequence ATGATAAAGAGAACAAGTTGTAATTTTTCGATTGAACAGATCTGTGAGTCAGGTCAATGCTTTCGAATGACAAGAATAGAAGAGAATAAATATGCGGTTGTTGCACAGGGAAAATATTTAGAATTGGAGCAAAAGGAAGAAGAGATTATTTTCCATTGCAGTGAAGACGAATACACGCACGTTTGGGAGCGGTATTTTGACTTCAATACGGATTATAAACAATTTATTGAATCCGTTACAAATAAAGATGAATATTTATATCGCGCGGTCCAATTTGGAAAAGGAATTCGAATTTTAGAACAGGACATTTGGGAGATTATTATTTCTTTTATTATTTCACAGCAGAACAATATTAAGAGGATTCGAAAGTGCATCGAAACCTTGTGTGAAACGTACGGAGAAAAAAAGTATACAGCTGAAGGTAAACTGTATTATGATTTTCCGACGGTTTCGGCTTTGGCAAATGCAACGGAAGAAGAATTACGTGCCTGCAATTTGGGATATCGAAGCAAATATATTGTAAACACGGCGAATAGCATAAAAAGGAACGAAGTTGATTTGGAATCGCTGAAATGCATGAGTTATAGAGCGGCGAGGGAGACGCTGATGCGGTTATCTGGAATAGGAGAGAAGGTAGCGGATTGTATCTGCCTGTTTTCACTGCATCATTTAGATACCTTTCCGGTTGATACGCATATTCGCAAAGTATTAGAGCAGTACTATCCAAAGGGATTCCCATATGATACATATATGGGATATAATGGTATCATACAGCAATACATATTCTATTATGATTTGAAAGGCGGAGATCGATAA
- a CDS encoding helix-turn-helix transcriptional regulator: METLKNRVKELRGETGLTQGALAQLVGVTRQTIISLEKGSYVPSLLLAMRLSEELNTPIENIFFKENVE, from the coding sequence TTGGAAACTTTAAAAAACCGAGTAAAAGAACTGCGCGGTGAAACAGGTCTTACACAGGGAGCGCTGGCACAGCTTGTGGGAGTAACCAGACAAACCATTATTTCATTGGAAAAAGGGAGTTATGTTCCGTCGTTACTTCTTGCTATGCGCTTATCTGAAGAACTGAATACCCCGATTGAAAATATTTTTTTTAAGGAGAATGTAGAATGA